The Salinirubrum litoreum genome segment ACGAACGAAGGCCCGAAGCTCGACCACAAGCCACAGAACGCCATCGAGTGGTACGTCAAAATCCCGCACCACGACGACTACCACCTCTGGTTGCCCGCACAACCGAATCCCGAACAGCGGGAGTGGTTGGAAGCGTTGCACGCAGGAGACGCGAAGATGGGCGAATGTCGGTTGTTTCACCGTGACGGTGAGTGGTACTTCCACATCGTCGCCACACGAGACGTGGAGGAACGAGAAACCAGTTCGACGGAGACGCCGATTGGGGTAGACATCGGGGAAGCCTCTTTGTTAACGGTGTGTCACCGTGACGAGCGCGGCTCCCCGACTGCACCCAACCTCTGGAACACAGAAGGCAAGGCGATTCGACAACTCCGTGAAACGTACTTCACGGCGGCTCGACGCCTTCAGCAACGCGGAAGCGAACGAATCGCTGAGTCCTACGGCGATGAGTTGTGGCGACACATCGACCACATCCTCCACACGGTCACGTCGGAGGTCGTCGCCTACGCCGACCAATTCGAGAACCCCATTCTGGTTCTGGAAGACTTGACGCACATCCGTGAGAACATGGACTACGGCGCGTTCATGAACCGCCGCCTTCACGGATGGGGCTTTGCGAAGATGCACGCACAGATTCGCTACAAGGCGACTGAGAAGGGGATTCGTGTGGAGACGGTGAATCCTGCGTACACCTCGAAGACGTGTCACTGTTGCGGAGCACAGGGCTACCGTCCGACGCAGGCGACGTTCACGTGTTCTAACTCGAGGTGTTGGGTTTCGGAGTACCACGCAGACGTGAACGCCGCGCTCAACATCGCAGACCGCTACCTCAGCGGAGAGAGCCATTCAAGAGAACACACGAGTGGCGATGACTCGGCTGAGGACGGGGGGCATTTGACCGCCCCACAAGACAGCCAAGCCGATGCTGACACCCAGCAAGAGACGCTTGGAACGTATGCG includes the following:
- a CDS encoding RNA-guided endonuclease InsQ/TnpB family protein, translating into TNEGPKLDHKPQNAIEWYVKIPHHDDYHLWLPAQPNPEQREWLEALHAGDAKMGECRLFHRDGEWYFHIVATRDVEERETSSTETPIGVDIGEASLLTVCHRDERGSPTAPNLWNTEGKAIRQLRETYFTAARRLQQRGSERIAESYGDELWRHIDHILHTVTSEVVAYADQFENPILVLEDLTHIRENMDYGAFMNRRLHGWGFAKMHAQIRYKATEKGIRVETVNPAYTSKTCHCCGAQGYRPTQATFTCSNSRCWVSEYHADVNAALNIADRYLSGESHSREHTSGDDSAEDGGHLTAPQDSQADADTQQETLGTYAS